The following are encoded in a window of Legionella geestiana genomic DNA:
- the dapD gene encoding 2,3,4,5-tetrahydropyridine-2,6-dicarboxylate N-succinyltransferase, which produces MHTLQPLIEHWYEQRQDITPANTPAELKSALETVLEGLEAGTLRVAENIEGNWAVHQWIKKAVLLGFRVQENRVMDAGFCQFYDKVPLRFTDYTADDFAPLGIRVVPHAMVRRGAFIGKNTVLMPSYVNIGAYIGEGTMVDTWATVGSCAQIGSHVHLSGGAGIGGVLEPLQANPTIIEDNCFIGARSEVVEGVIVERNSVLSMGVFLGQSTRIYNRMTGEISYGRIPAGSVVVPGNLPSADGSHSLYCAVIVKQVDEQTRAKVSINELLRDTR; this is translated from the coding sequence ATGCACACTTTACAGCCACTCATCGAACACTGGTATGAACAACGCCAGGACATCACCCCCGCCAACACCCCTGCCGAACTTAAATCGGCACTCGAAACCGTTTTGGAAGGTCTCGAAGCAGGTACGCTTCGCGTTGCAGAAAACATTGAAGGCAACTGGGCAGTGCATCAGTGGATTAAAAAAGCAGTGCTGCTTGGGTTTCGAGTCCAGGAAAATCGGGTAATGGATGCGGGATTTTGCCAGTTTTACGATAAAGTGCCTCTGCGGTTTACCGATTACACGGCAGACGACTTTGCGCCGCTTGGGATTCGTGTGGTACCGCATGCGATGGTGCGCCGAGGAGCCTTTATCGGTAAAAATACGGTTTTAATGCCCTCTTATGTGAACATCGGCGCCTACATTGGCGAAGGCACAATGGTCGATACCTGGGCGACTGTGGGCTCCTGTGCGCAGATTGGCTCACATGTGCATCTCTCAGGCGGCGCCGGCATTGGTGGCGTGCTGGAGCCGCTGCAGGCCAATCCTACCATTATTGAAGACAACTGCTTTATCGGTGCGCGTTCTGAAGTGGTCGAGGGCGTGATTGTCGAGCGCAATTCCGTGCTTTCGATGGGCGTTTTTCTTGGTCAGAGCACGCGTATTTATAATCGCATGACCGGTGAAATCAGCTATGGCCGCATCCCTGCCGGTTCCGTAGTGGTGCCTGGCAACCTGCCCTCTGCGGATGGCTCGCACAGTCTTTATTGTGCGGTTATCGTCAAGCAGGTTGATGAACAGACCCGCGCCAAAGTCAGCATTAATGAACTGCTTCGGGATACGCGATGA
- a CDS encoding NAD-dependent epimerase — protein MRLMVTGCAGFIGFHLALFRLLRGDTVIGVDNLNDYYAVSLKEDRLLKLQAFSNFHFVRMDISDAKALQTVFEVHQPQRVAHLAAQPGVRYSLENPNAYIQSNLVGFSTLLEQCRQFNVEHLVYASTSSVYGANAAQPYTEAQGVNHPLSLYAATKKANELMAHSYAHLFNLPMTGLRFFTVYGPWGRPDMAIFGFTKAILEGRPIKVYNNGHLARDFTYVDDIVEGVSRAIDTPASPDEKWSALNPDAASSSAPWRIYNIGRGEPVNLFDFIDAIERATGKKAIREYVPMQPGDVYSTHASTARLEADMGYRPGVSLDEGVGRFVAWYRDYYACQERVEVLS, from the coding sequence ATGCGCTTGATGGTCACAGGGTGTGCGGGGTTTATCGGGTTTCATCTGGCGTTGTTTCGCCTGCTTCGGGGGGATACCGTTATTGGAGTGGATAACCTGAATGATTATTATGCGGTGAGTCTCAAGGAAGACCGACTGCTTAAGCTGCAGGCATTCTCTAATTTTCATTTCGTGCGCATGGATATCAGTGACGCAAAGGCGCTGCAAACTGTTTTTGAAGTCCATCAGCCTCAGCGTGTAGCCCACCTTGCCGCGCAGCCTGGAGTTCGTTATTCGCTTGAAAATCCGAATGCCTACATTCAATCCAACCTTGTGGGGTTTTCTACGCTGCTGGAGCAGTGTCGCCAGTTTAACGTTGAACATCTGGTCTATGCGTCTACAAGTTCAGTGTATGGCGCTAATGCCGCGCAGCCTTATACAGAAGCGCAGGGCGTTAATCATCCACTCTCACTCTATGCCGCCACCAAAAAAGCCAATGAATTAATGGCGCATTCGTATGCGCATCTTTTTAATCTGCCAATGACCGGGCTTCGATTTTTTACGGTCTATGGACCATGGGGGCGGCCTGATATGGCCATTTTTGGGTTTACCAAAGCCATTCTTGAGGGAAGGCCGATTAAAGTTTATAACAACGGCCATCTGGCGCGGGATTTTACCTATGTTGACGATATTGTCGAGGGCGTGTCGCGCGCGATTGATACCCCGGCATCACCGGATGAAAAATGGTCCGCCTTAAATCCCGATGCGGCCAGCAGCAGCGCGCCCTGGCGAATTTATAACATCGGGCGCGGGGAGCCTGTGAATCTTTTTGATTTCATTGATGCCATTGAGCGCGCCACCGGAAAGAAAGCCATTCGTGAATACGTGCCCATGCAGCCTGGGGATGTTTATTCCACCCATGCGAGCACAGCGCGCCTTGAAGCGGATATGGGCTATCGTCCGGGAGTGTCACTGGATGAAGGGGTAGGGCGGTTTGTAGCATGGTATCGGGATTATTACGCATGCCAGGAACGTGTTGAAGTCTTGAGCTAG
- a CDS encoding acyltransferase has translation MKKWCNMGTLWGIATLLAISIQTIAWGIPIFIVAFCKLIPIPRWQALMTRAAGAIAIGWMDINGALIRLTQPVKWEITGLENIDKNARYLLVANHQSWLDIVVLQFVFNRKIAVLKFFIKDSLKWMPILGFAWWAMGCPFMKRYSKAYLAKNPHKKGEDFRATQKAVKVFRKTPGTITSFVEGTRFTPLKQETQNAPYVHLLKPRAGGVSYVIRAMEEHLDAMIDASIAYPASHYSLWDFLCHRVKSVKVHVRVVPIPEAFSTLTPADEEDFQEAFRAWLNELWEEKDRVVASMKNERASSLS, from the coding sequence ATGAAAAAGTGGTGTAACATGGGCACGCTCTGGGGCATTGCCACCCTGCTGGCCATTTCTATACAGACAATTGCATGGGGTATCCCCATATTTATTGTGGCTTTCTGTAAACTCATTCCCATTCCCCGCTGGCAGGCGCTGATGACTCGCGCCGCCGGCGCCATAGCCATTGGCTGGATGGACATTAACGGCGCTTTAATTCGCCTTACTCAGCCGGTCAAATGGGAGATAACAGGCCTTGAGAACATCGATAAAAACGCACGCTACCTGCTGGTTGCCAATCACCAGAGCTGGCTTGATATCGTTGTGCTGCAGTTTGTGTTTAACCGTAAAATCGCGGTGCTGAAGTTTTTTATCAAAGATTCCCTGAAATGGATGCCAATACTTGGCTTTGCATGGTGGGCCATGGGCTGTCCTTTCATGAAACGCTACTCCAAAGCTTATCTGGCTAAAAATCCGCATAAAAAGGGCGAAGATTTTCGTGCCACCCAGAAGGCAGTAAAAGTCTTTCGCAAAACGCCTGGGACAATTACCAGTTTTGTGGAGGGAACACGCTTCACGCCGCTTAAACAGGAAACGCAAAATGCCCCGTATGTGCATCTCTTAAAACCACGCGCCGGAGGCGTCAGCTATGTTATACGCGCAATGGAAGAACATCTTGATGCAATGATTGACGCGAGCATCGCCTACCCCGCCTCCCATTATTCGCTCTGGGACTTTCTCTGTCATCGGGTAAAATCGGTCAAAGTGCACGTGCGCGTTGTACCTATCCCTGAAGCATTCAGCACATTAACACCTGCTGACGAAGAGGACTTTCAGGAAGCGTTCAGAGCATGGCTCAACGAATTGTGGGAAGAGAAGGACCGCGTTGTTGCGTCAATGAAAAACGAGCGCGCATCCTCACTGTCCTGA
- a CDS encoding trans-sulfuration enzyme family protein — MDKTRFDTRAIHAGQHADPATGAVMTPIYATSTYKQSAPGVHQGYEYSRTQNPTRTAFENCISSLESGSRGFAFASGMAAINTVLDLLDTDSHVIAMDDLYGGTYRLMDKVKTRTSNFSFSFVDMSDPAAIEAAIRPQTRMIWVETPSNPMLKLANLEAIARIGKAHNLITVADNTFATPWIQRPLEHGFDIVVHSGTKYLNGHSDVVNGVAVVGDNSELADRVAFLQNSCGAVAGPFDSFLVLRSLKTLGLRMQRHCENASALAEWLEQHPAVERVWYPGLKSHPQHLLSKEQMKAPGGMISMALKGGLDEAKRFLAACEIFTLAESLGGVESLIEHPAIMTHASIPRVQRDKLGITDGFVRLSVGIEDLEDLRSDLDNALRCIR; from the coding sequence ATGGACAAAACCCGCTTTGACACCCGCGCCATTCACGCAGGTCAGCACGCTGACCCGGCCACCGGTGCTGTCATGACCCCCATTTACGCAACCTCGACCTATAAACAATCGGCTCCCGGTGTCCATCAGGGCTATGAATACTCGCGCACACAAAACCCGACTCGAACGGCCTTTGAGAACTGCATCAGCAGCCTCGAGTCTGGCAGCCGTGGCTTTGCGTTTGCTTCTGGCATGGCGGCTATCAATACCGTTCTTGACCTGCTCGATACCGACAGTCACGTGATAGCCATGGATGACCTTTATGGCGGTACGTATCGCCTGATGGACAAGGTCAAAACCCGTACCTCAAATTTCTCGTTTTCTTTCGTAGACATGAGCGACCCGGCTGCCATTGAAGCCGCCATCCGCCCGCAAACCCGTATGATTTGGGTGGAAACCCCCTCAAACCCCATGCTGAAACTTGCAAATCTCGAGGCCATTGCCCGCATTGGCAAGGCGCATAATCTGATTACCGTTGCCGATAACACCTTTGCCACACCATGGATTCAGCGACCCCTTGAACATGGCTTTGATATTGTCGTGCATTCCGGCACTAAATACCTTAACGGGCATTCCGATGTTGTTAACGGTGTCGCCGTGGTGGGAGATAATTCAGAGCTCGCAGACCGGGTTGCGTTTTTACAAAACAGCTGTGGCGCGGTTGCGGGTCCCTTTGACAGTTTTCTTGTCCTTCGAAGCCTGAAAACGCTTGGCCTGCGCATGCAGCGGCATTGCGAAAATGCCAGTGCCCTTGCTGAATGGCTGGAGCAGCATCCGGCAGTAGAACGGGTCTGGTACCCGGGTCTTAAAAGCCACCCTCAGCACTTGCTGTCTAAAGAACAGATGAAAGCCCCGGGCGGCATGATTTCAATGGCTCTCAAAGGTGGCCTTGATGAGGCAAAACGCTTCCTTGCCGCGTGCGAAATTTTCACCCTCGCGGAAAGTCTTGGCGGCGTTGAAAGCCTCATCGAACATCCAGCCATCATGACGCATGCCTCCATCCCGCGTGTACAGCGCGATAAACTGGGTATTACTGATGGATTTGTCCGTTTATCGGTGGGTATTGAAGACCTTGAGGATTTACGCAGTGATTTGGATAATGCCTTAAGGTGTATTCGTTAA
- a CDS encoding bifunctional diguanylate cyclase/phosphodiesterase, with the protein MRRQEIDYASVAKAADSIKMRGAEPSLTDVCEELGVINPPANLSELLEQWYSRQPEFQRTNNAPLTRNIHLDSGHILERNEELEKSLSLLRATLESTADGIMMVNGKGEVVDWNQKFVEMWRIPSQMLESGKESIGFEYILSQLSDPESVIRDVQYLYEHPDWQGELPEIHFKDGRIFERFTQPQQVNTEIVGRVYSFRDVTQKRRADEELRIRERAIEASTHGVSIIDITREELPVIYINRSFERITGFNEQQAIGCSLDTLQATRTDQVNQKRIQLAIRELREETVELECRRQNGEIYWCELSLAPVKDYSGKVRHYICIVNDITQRREMESQLVRQATHDALTALPNRVLLMDRVEQAILQAKKKKSMLGFLFLDLDRFKMTNDTLGHSIGDKLLQAVANRLLIATNDFDTVARLGGDEFVILLPDLATEQQAELMAREILQILEKPFQIDQHSLKITGSLGISYYPRDGLDYESLMKNADLSMYHAKDCGRNNYRVFDAEMNRRVINSMQLDSALRDALKREEFFLVYQPLIDLKQDKVVGVEALIRWQSHLLGQVPPLDFIGMAEENGLIIPIGEWVLEEACLQTVRWHKQGYKDMTVAVNISGRQFRQTRLPELIASILARTGLPPRCLELELTESLLVEDVQNAVEIMYQLKDMGVRIVIDDFGTGYSSLSYLKQFPVDKLKIDRSFISEIASNENDAAISRAIINLGHSLNLQVLAEGVETALQKDFILNHGCDFAQGYYFKPPHKPDVIDEYLKNWPK; encoded by the coding sequence ATGCGCAGGCAAGAGATTGATTACGCAAGTGTTGCAAAAGCTGCTGACAGCATAAAAATGCGCGGAGCAGAACCTTCTCTCACCGATGTGTGTGAAGAACTTGGTGTTATTAATCCACCCGCCAATCTTTCAGAGCTCCTCGAGCAGTGGTACAGTCGTCAGCCTGAATTTCAGCGCACAAACAACGCGCCGTTAACCCGGAATATTCATCTGGATTCCGGGCATATTCTTGAGCGTAATGAAGAACTTGAAAAATCTCTCTCGCTGCTTCGCGCCACCCTTGAATCTACCGCTGATGGCATTATGATGGTTAACGGCAAGGGCGAGGTCGTTGACTGGAACCAGAAGTTTGTGGAGATGTGGCGTATTCCTTCGCAAATGCTTGAGTCGGGTAAGGAAAGCATCGGTTTTGAATACATTCTTTCGCAGCTCAGTGACCCGGAGTCTGTGATTCGTGATGTGCAGTATCTGTATGAACATCCTGACTGGCAAGGAGAATTGCCGGAAATTCATTTTAAGGATGGCCGAATTTTTGAACGCTTTACCCAGCCTCAGCAGGTGAACACCGAAATTGTCGGCAGGGTCTACAGTTTTCGGGATGTCACGCAGAAACGTCGGGCTGACGAAGAGCTTCGCATTCGTGAGCGCGCCATTGAAGCCAGCACCCACGGGGTTTCGATTATCGATATTACGCGTGAAGAGCTGCCAGTCATTTACATCAACCGCTCCTTTGAGCGTATTACCGGCTTTAATGAACAGCAGGCAATAGGCTGCTCGCTTGATACGCTCCAGGCCACGCGCACGGATCAGGTGAATCAGAAACGCATTCAGCTTGCCATTAGAGAACTGCGTGAAGAAACCGTTGAACTCGAATGTCGCCGCCAAAACGGTGAAATCTACTGGTGCGAACTGAGTCTGGCACCTGTAAAAGATTATTCCGGCAAGGTTCGACACTATATCTGCATTGTTAACGACATCACCCAGCGGCGCGAAATGGAAAGCCAGCTCGTGCGCCAGGCCACACATGATGCGCTGACCGCACTGCCAAACCGTGTTCTTCTTATGGACCGCGTGGAACAGGCGATTTTACAGGCCAAAAAGAAAAAAAGCATGCTCGGTTTTCTCTTTCTGGATTTAGACCGCTTTAAAATGACAAACGATACCCTTGGCCACAGCATTGGAGATAAACTCTTGCAGGCGGTTGCCAATCGCCTGCTGATTGCCACGAACGATTTTGACACGGTCGCCCGCCTTGGCGGCGATGAGTTTGTTATTCTCCTGCCTGATTTGGCCACGGAACAACAGGCAGAACTCATGGCGCGCGAAATTCTTCAGATTCTAGAAAAGCCCTTCCAGATTGATCAGCACAGCCTGAAAATTACCGGCAGCCTTGGCATAAGCTATTACCCGCGTGATGGACTTGATTACGAATCCCTCATGAAAAATGCGGATTTGTCGATGTATCACGCGAAAGACTGTGGCCGCAATAATTACCGTGTGTTTGATGCGGAAATGAACAGGCGGGTTATCAACTCCATGCAGCTTGACAGCGCGTTGCGCGATGCGCTGAAACGCGAGGAGTTCTTCCTCGTCTATCAACCGCTTATCGATCTTAAACAAGACAAGGTTGTTGGTGTTGAGGCATTGATTCGCTGGCAGAGCCATCTGCTGGGACAGGTACCACCGCTTGATTTTATCGGCATGGCTGAGGAAAACGGCCTCATTATTCCGATAGGGGAATGGGTGCTTGAAGAAGCCTGTCTGCAGACGGTGCGATGGCATAAGCAGGGATATAAGGACATGACGGTTGCCGTGAATATTTCCGGGCGCCAGTTCCGCCAGACCCGCCTGCCGGAGCTGATTGCAAGTATTCTGGCGCGCACCGGACTGCCACCACGCTGCCTTGAACTCGAACTGACGGAAAGCCTCCTGGTAGAAGATGTTCAAAACGCCGTAGAAATCATGTATCAGCTCAAAGATATGGGCGTTCGCATTGTGATTGACGATTTCGGTACCGGGTATTCAAGCCTGTCCTACCTTAAACAATTCCCAGTTGACAAGCTCAAGATTGACCGTTCCTTCATCAGCGAAATCGCGAGCAATGAAAACGATGCTGCCATTTCACGCGCCATTATCAACCTTGGTCACAGCCTCAATCTGCAGGTGCTGGCTGAAGGCGTTGAAACCGCGCTGCAAAAAGACTTCATTCTTAATCACGGCTGTGATTTTGCGCAGGGATATTATTTCAAGCCTCCGCATAAACCGGACGTGATAGATGAGTATCTGAAAAACTGGCCTAAGTAA
- a CDS encoding FAD-dependent oxidoreductase, which translates to MERITVVGAGLAGALVSLYLVKRGFGIDIFESREDPRLCPADPGLSINLALSCRGITGLEGVGLMEKVRSMMVPMVARAIHELDGTVHFQPFGRHPGEHINAIVRQDLNVVLLEALEACPNVRLHFKTRLKSIDFERKTATFADSGGQLMHHAYTRLIGADGAASRLRDVLAEAGIVDAVREFFPHSYKELTIGEAHGNQMARHHLHLWPRHTSLLLGNPNRDDSITGTLFLPDSGAHSFETLTTPEALLAFFRRAFPDALAVMPNLVEEFFAHPTGRMSTIRCTPWYYRDDILLIGDAAHGIIPFFGQGMNCAFEDCRILNQLLEHHHNDWSSVMPAFYQTRKPDTEAVARMSLDNFNEIHRDISDKGFGLKKRIELELMHRYPDIYVSKHIQVMFTNTPYAKALACGEVQKSFLETLCHDIEDLDEIKWQHVEQKLPEYVNKLTEKGL; encoded by the coding sequence ATGGAACGCATAACCGTTGTCGGTGCGGGACTCGCCGGGGCGCTGGTATCGCTGTACCTTGTCAAACGCGGATTTGGCATCGACATTTTTGAATCCCGGGAGGACCCGCGCCTTTGTCCGGCTGACCCTGGTCTCTCCATTAATCTGGCACTCTCGTGTCGGGGGATTACCGGCCTTGAAGGTGTCGGGCTGATGGAGAAGGTGCGCTCCATGATGGTACCGATGGTGGCTCGTGCCATTCATGAGCTGGATGGTACGGTGCATTTTCAGCCCTTTGGCCGCCATCCCGGTGAGCACATCAATGCCATTGTGCGTCAGGATTTGAATGTGGTGCTCCTTGAAGCACTCGAAGCGTGTCCGAATGTCAGGCTGCATTTTAAGACGCGTTTAAAATCCATCGACTTTGAGCGTAAAACAGCTACTTTTGCCGATAGTGGCGGGCAATTAATGCACCATGCCTATACGCGCCTTATTGGTGCGGATGGTGCGGCTTCACGCCTTCGCGATGTCCTCGCTGAAGCGGGAATTGTTGATGCCGTGCGAGAATTCTTCCCCCATTCCTATAAAGAGCTTACGATTGGTGAGGCGCATGGCAATCAAATGGCACGCCACCACCTGCACCTGTGGCCACGGCACACAAGTCTTTTGCTCGGTAATCCAAACCGTGATGACTCCATTACCGGTACGCTGTTTCTACCCGACAGTGGTGCACACAGTTTTGAGACGCTGACAACGCCCGAGGCTTTGCTCGCATTTTTCCGGCGCGCCTTCCCTGACGCACTTGCTGTCATGCCGAACCTTGTCGAGGAATTTTTTGCCCATCCCACGGGGCGCATGAGTACCATTCGCTGCACGCCATGGTATTACCGGGATGACATCTTGCTCATTGGCGATGCTGCGCATGGCATTATCCCGTTCTTTGGTCAGGGCATGAACTGCGCGTTTGAAGACTGTCGCATTCTTAATCAGTTACTGGAACACCATCATAACGACTGGTCTTCAGTAATGCCGGCCTTCTATCAGACACGCAAACCGGATACAGAAGCTGTGGCCAGGATGTCACTCGACAATTTTAACGAAATTCATCGCGACATCAGCGATAAGGGATTTGGCCTTAAGAAGCGCATTGAGCTCGAACTGATGCACCGTTATCCGGATATTTATGTCTCAAAGCATATTCAGGTGATGTTTACCAACACGCCTTATGCAAAGGCACTGGCCTGTGGAGAGGTACAAAAGTCGTTTCTTGAGACCTTATGCCACGATATTGAAGATTTGGATGAGATAAAATGGCAACATGTGGAGCAAAAGCTCCCTGAGTATGTCAATAAATTGACGGAGAAGGGATTATGA
- a CDS encoding FAD-binding oxidoreductase translates to MPQTLWNTLLRKQCEQEIGQALRTDEATLTSFSEDFGKLERNAPFAVCAPKTREGLQAFLAFAHAHAAPVTVRGNGLSQSGQSLPVKSGVTLSMENFNRVIDCDDNHIEVEANATWAQVVEASLNRGRRPLVIPYNLGLGAGGLLSAGGVGASAFRHGVISRHVERLDVVKADGEAVSLDADSPLFHAVLAGQGNFAVIERARLRLCAAKPYVRTFIFAFQDVASLFDAYERLRAHADYVEMFCAPTPFGTRITSKGRIPFTLWTYGMHITVEYDTTPPELCDLGSVSAEGLLHTQEESLLSWLHRYDGRYEAMRTSGQWNWCHPWYECFLPLAFVREELETLLEELPLHYANMVHVVPIDNRERAGFLMLPDAEEVCALMIMHPGISPELAPSCLEIITRLDEVLLPQGGKRYLSGFLGKALSPDYWSVHFGREYTRWVESKQLFDPKGILRSRLHAP, encoded by the coding sequence ATGCCGCAAACTCTGTGGAATACACTGCTGAGAAAGCAGTGTGAGCAGGAAATAGGTCAGGCGTTGCGCACGGACGAGGCAACCCTGACCAGCTTTTCCGAAGACTTTGGCAAACTGGAGCGTAATGCTCCTTTTGCCGTTTGTGCGCCAAAAACACGCGAGGGCCTGCAGGCTTTTCTTGCGTTTGCTCATGCTCACGCAGCACCCGTGACCGTTCGTGGAAATGGCCTCAGTCAGAGTGGGCAATCCCTGCCGGTGAAAAGTGGGGTGACACTCTCAATGGAGAACTTTAATCGAGTCATTGACTGTGATGACAACCATATTGAAGTCGAGGCTAACGCTACATGGGCACAAGTCGTTGAAGCAAGCTTGAATCGGGGGCGCCGTCCGCTTGTTATTCCGTATAATCTTGGTCTTGGGGCAGGGGGGTTACTGTCTGCAGGCGGGGTTGGGGCATCCGCGTTTCGCCATGGGGTTATCTCCCGGCATGTAGAGCGGCTTGATGTGGTAAAGGCTGATGGCGAAGCCGTGTCTCTTGATGCCGACTCGCCGCTTTTTCATGCAGTACTTGCAGGTCAGGGTAACTTTGCCGTTATTGAGCGCGCGCGACTTCGCCTCTGTGCGGCAAAGCCTTATGTGCGCACCTTTATTTTTGCTTTTCAGGATGTGGCGTCCCTGTTTGATGCGTATGAGCGCCTGCGTGCGCACGCGGATTACGTGGAAATGTTTTGCGCACCAACGCCTTTCGGCACGCGCATCACATCTAAAGGGCGCATTCCCTTCACGCTCTGGACCTATGGCATGCACATCACCGTAGAGTATGACACCACACCACCGGAGCTTTGCGACCTCGGCAGTGTCAGTGCTGAGGGCTTGCTGCACACCCAGGAAGAGTCGCTCCTTTCCTGGCTCCATCGTTATGATGGCCGGTATGAAGCGATGCGCACATCAGGACAGTGGAACTGGTGCCACCCCTGGTATGAGTGCTTTTTGCCACTGGCTTTTGTGCGTGAGGAACTGGAGACATTACTGGAAGAGCTTCCACTCCATTATGCCAACATGGTGCATGTTGTACCGATTGATAACCGTGAGCGTGCGGGTTTTCTGATGCTCCCGGATGCCGAGGAGGTCTGTGCACTTATGATAATGCACCCTGGTATAAGCCCGGAACTTGCTCCTTCCTGTCTTGAAATCATTACGCGACTGGATGAGGTACTGCTGCCCCAGGGTGGAAAGCGTTACCTCTCTGGTTTTCTTGGTAAGGCGCTTTCACCAGATTACTGGAGCGTGCACTTTGGCAGGGAATACACCCGCTGGGTGGAGAGCAAGCAGCTGTTTGACCCCAAAGGCATTTTACGCTCGCGTCTGCACGCGCCTTAA
- a CDS encoding methyltransferase, translated as MSTQFEHPGMELAIMSRWYVVSRAIHTIARLGIADHMSLSPIPCEQIAKNSETVPTLLRRLLCFLSDYGVFERHGDAFALTPLSLPLQSDAPNSLRDVLCMVDEDWWQSFGCMDKMLKSGRPGYEERHGAPFFEHLGKHPEKQANFDRGMAKLSDYDDTAIADSVDISRFKTIADIGGGRGGLTRALAKKNHDVTITLFDTPQVINPLDPAQFPKNVQFLSGNFFETLPQADAYIYKGVLHDFNDADMRKILSNCARQMPASATLLIAEQVMPDSSSPHPNKTMDMVMMVLLGGRQRTLSEWQSVVEPLGFVFITALPTPSLFRVMEFKRKP; from the coding sequence ATGTCTACGCAATTTGAACACCCCGGCATGGAACTCGCCATCATGTCACGCTGGTATGTCGTCTCACGCGCCATTCACACCATTGCGCGCCTTGGCATTGCCGATCACATGAGCCTGAGTCCCATTCCCTGCGAACAGATAGCCAAAAATTCAGAGACCGTTCCGACACTGCTGAGACGGCTTCTTTGTTTTCTTTCCGATTATGGCGTGTTTGAGCGTCATGGAGATGCCTTCGCACTGACCCCGCTCTCCCTGCCCCTGCAATCAGACGCTCCAAATTCGCTGCGAGATGTGCTCTGCATGGTGGACGAGGACTGGTGGCAGTCTTTTGGCTGCATGGACAAAATGCTGAAGTCTGGACGACCAGGCTATGAAGAACGTCACGGCGCGCCTTTTTTTGAACACCTCGGCAAACATCCAGAGAAACAGGCCAATTTTGACCGAGGAATGGCAAAACTTTCAGACTATGATGACACGGCGATAGCAGACAGTGTGGATATTTCACGCTTTAAAACCATTGCGGATATAGGCGGTGGACGCGGCGGGCTGACCCGCGCACTTGCTAAAAAAAATCATGATGTCACCATCACCCTCTTTGATACGCCCCAGGTTATCAACCCGCTGGACCCCGCACAGTTTCCAAAAAACGTGCAATTCTTAAGCGGCAATTTTTTTGAGACGCTGCCTCAGGCAGATGCTTATATCTACAAGGGGGTGCTTCATGATTTTAATGATGCGGACATGCGGAAAATCCTCAGCAACTGCGCGCGCCAGATGCCTGCATCCGCTACCCTGTTGATTGCCGAGCAGGTCATGCCCGACAGTTCAAGCCCACACCCCAATAAAACCATGGACATGGTGATGATGGTGCTTCTTGGCGGTCGTCAACGCACGCTTTCAGAATGGCAGAGCGTGGTTGAGCCACTTGGGTTTGTCTTTATCACTGCCCTGCCCACTCCGAGCCTGTTTCGAGTGATGGAATTTAAGCGCAAACCCTGA
- a CDS encoding type II secretion system protein N: protein MPDFRRLVAFIHEHPLWPPALLCVLLGLGLILTGLQAIQGSRSVDTPSAVTQPNAVAQKAFGGDAALFSTALFGEYMPLNLNDATVRQSTLDAEVAGILFSNNTELSQVILRFSDGLEQSFRVGDKLPGGAVIRRITADGILVWHNGALESLSLPKNNLTFEPPLRPMPEEQN, encoded by the coding sequence GTGCCCGACTTTCGGCGACTGGTCGCCTTTATTCATGAGCACCCGCTGTGGCCACCGGCATTGCTTTGTGTGCTGCTGGGGCTTGGGCTCATCTTGACAGGGTTACAGGCGATACAGGGTAGCCGTTCTGTCGACACACCTTCGGCGGTTACGCAACCAAATGCTGTAGCACAGAAGGCCTTCGGGGGAGATGCGGCTCTTTTCTCAACCGCTCTCTTTGGCGAGTACATGCCGCTTAACCTTAATGACGCAACAGTCCGTCAATCGACACTGGATGCGGAAGTCGCCGGCATTTTGTTTTCCAATAACACGGAACTTTCACAGGTGATACTTCGATTTTCAGACGGCCTTGAACAGTCGTTTCGTGTTGGCGACAAGCTGCCGGGAGGGGCGGTTATTCGGCGGATAACTGCCGATGGTATTCTCGTTTGGCACAACGGTGCACTGGAGAGCCTTTCTTTGCCCAAAAATAACCTGACCTTTGAGCCGCCCCTGCGGCCAATGCCTGAGGAGCAGAACTGA